The proteins below come from a single Chryseobacterium capnotolerans genomic window:
- a CDS encoding MFS transporter yields the protein MKIDKRIIPLAIGGLGIGTTEFTVMGLLPDIAKTLEITIPQAGHLISAYAMGVVIGAPILIGYSVKFPPKKVLIAFMILFTLFNGLSAIAPNYGTMLIIRFMSGLPHGAFFGVGTVVAAKMAGKGKEAFYISMMFTGLTVANLVMVPLVTYIGHTFHWRLYFAIVALIGVFALLFLKLWLPATEANQNTHFLEELKFLKKKQSWLVLAITAIGFGGLFTWLSYITPLMTVISGVESSQMAYVMVLAGAGMVVGNLAGGIISDKLGPEKTCALLIFLMMISLVGVFLLSEHQNIAFILTFMCGALSMSIAAPINIMMMKAAPKSEMMAAAFMQAGFNIANAMGAFFGGIPLEYGLPYNYPSLVGVGMTFIGFAISVRYMYLYGSQTANEEEAVAECVSCDK from the coding sequence ATGAAGATTGATAAACGAATAATACCGCTTGCGATTGGCGGATTAGGAATAGGAACTACGGAGTTTACCGTTATGGGACTATTACCGGACATCGCAAAAACACTTGAAATTACAATTCCGCAAGCAGGACACCTGATTTCTGCCTATGCTATGGGAGTGGTAATTGGAGCACCTATTCTGATCGGATATTCAGTGAAATTTCCTCCTAAAAAGGTTCTGATTGCTTTTATGATCCTTTTCACTTTATTTAATGGCCTTTCTGCTATTGCTCCCAATTATGGAACAATGTTGATCATCAGATTTATGTCTGGACTTCCTCATGGAGCTTTCTTTGGGGTAGGAACAGTGGTCGCTGCTAAAATGGCTGGAAAAGGGAAGGAGGCCTTTTATATATCGATGATGTTTACTGGACTTACTGTAGCCAATCTGGTAATGGTTCCTCTGGTGACGTATATCGGACATACTTTCCATTGGAGGCTCTATTTTGCGATTGTAGCTTTGATTGGTGTTTTTGCTCTGTTATTTTTAAAGCTATGGCTCCCTGCAACGGAAGCCAATCAGAATACCCATTTCCTGGAAGAGCTGAAATTCCTGAAAAAGAAGCAGTCATGGCTTGTGTTGGCGATTACAGCAATTGGATTTGGGGGACTTTTCACATGGTTGAGTTATATTACCCCTTTAATGACAGTGATTTCCGGAGTGGAGAGCAGCCAGATGGCTTACGTCATGGTTCTTGCCGGCGCCGGAATGGTGGTTGGTAATCTTGCCGGAGGGATTATTTCAGATAAATTAGGCCCGGAAAAGACTTGTGCACTTCTGATTTTTTTAATGATGATTTCTCTGGTGGGCGTATTTTTACTTTCCGAGCATCAGAATATTGCTTTCATATTGACCTTTATGTGCGGTGCACTGTCAATGTCTATTGCAGCACCTATTAATATTATGATGATGAAAGCCGCTCCGAAAAGTGAAATGATGGCTGCCGCATTTATGCAGGCAGGTTTTAATATTGCGAATGCAATGGGAGCTTTTTTTGGTGGAATTCCTTTGGAATATGGATTGCCATACAATTATCCTTCGTTGGTAGGAGTAGGAATGACCTTTATTGGGTTTGCCATCAGTGTAAGATATATGTATCTCTATGGTTCACAAACAGCTAATGAAGAAGAAGCTGTGGCAGAATGTGTTTCCTGCGATAAATAA
- a CDS encoding DUF4139 domain-containing protein: MDDERKKLQRQVSLLAIQIKNLTGEQNIINDNLKVSTNDKSTPQEQLIKLTEFYRKRMLEIDNQVFILNEQKSTLDESIAKLNKQSDEEQTHKNTNRKELLLEILADNDTSLNLGVSYIVSDAGWIPSYDLRAESVKKPLEMVYKGKIYQKTGQDWKNIKLFVSTYRPSYNQDRPILSPLYVAEYTAHNPILEVADYQSKKESALMNAYQMRQEIAAKPSQIPIASVSDNQMNVIYELNYNQTIVSQEKEQYVILDKKQIDAAYKYHTVPKINNQVFLMAFVKNWQNLNLINGEANIYFEDNYIGKTNITSNYVKDEFPISLGVDERITVKRIKLEDKASQKPMNSNKWETETYQISIRNNTKESIELEVLDQLPISENSKISVKAIETGGGNLDEKTGSILWKKNISSGGSDKINFSYEIKYPKDMQIQYYSR, from the coding sequence CTGGATGATGAGAGAAAAAAGCTTCAAAGACAGGTAAGCCTGTTAGCGATCCAGATTAAAAATCTTACCGGAGAACAGAATATCATCAATGATAATCTAAAAGTATCTACCAACGACAAGTCTACTCCTCAGGAACAGCTTATTAAACTTACTGAGTTTTACAGAAAAAGAATGCTGGAAATCGACAACCAGGTCTTTATACTCAATGAGCAGAAAAGTACACTGGACGAAAGCATAGCCAAACTCAATAAACAATCTGACGAGGAACAAACGCATAAAAATACCAATCGAAAAGAATTATTGCTTGAAATCCTTGCTGATAATGACACCAGCCTAAACTTGGGAGTCAGCTATATTGTTTCTGATGCAGGCTGGATTCCTTCTTACGATCTACGGGCTGAATCGGTAAAGAAACCTCTTGAAATGGTTTACAAAGGAAAGATCTATCAAAAAACCGGACAGGACTGGAAGAATATCAAGTTGTTTGTCTCAACCTACAGACCATCATACAATCAGGATCGCCCTATTCTTTCGCCATTATATGTTGCAGAATATACAGCCCATAATCCAATATTGGAGGTTGCTGATTACCAATCTAAAAAAGAATCTGCATTAATGAATGCTTATCAAATGAGACAGGAAATAGCTGCAAAACCAAGCCAGATCCCAATAGCTTCTGTTTCCGATAACCAGATGAATGTGATCTATGAACTGAATTATAACCAAACCATTGTAAGTCAGGAAAAAGAACAATATGTGATTCTGGATAAAAAACAAATTGATGCTGCTTACAAATACCATACAGTTCCAAAGATAAATAACCAGGTCTTCTTAATGGCTTTTGTAAAAAACTGGCAAAACCTCAATCTCATTAATGGGGAAGCCAATATTTATTTTGAAGATAATTATATCGGAAAAACCAATATTACCAGCAATTATGTGAAGGATGAATTCCCAATCTCTCTTGGCGTGGATGAAAGAATCACGGTAAAAAGAATCAAACTGGAAGATAAAGCTTCTCAAAAACCGATGAACTCCAATAAATGGGAAACTGAAACCTATCAGATCAGCATCAGAAATAACACCAAAGAAAGTATTGAACTGGAAGTGCTGGATCAGCTCCCAATCAGTGAAAATTCTAAAATATCAGTGAAAGCTATAGAAACCGGAGGCGGAAACCTTGATGAAAAAACAGGAAGCATTCTTTGGAAAAAAAATATAAGTTCCGGTGGTTCTGATAAGATCAACTTCTCTTATGAGATTAAGTATCCGAAAGATATGCAGATTCAATATTACAGCAGATAA
- a CDS encoding SIMPL domain-containing protein: MKLKHFLLIGIVTLGSFVNAQEVKKNGIEVTGVAEMEVEPDEVIFNIGIKADNKNDLADNEKKMFDILKNAGVKNEDIKFKSMYQNIYAKNGKFSKSYEFKASAKSNLSKVFEDLNQKWVSNLSISEVKNTKIADFRKAVKINALKAAKEKADYLLESMGKKVGNVLEIVEIEDYTSDTVMPVAYKSRMNNVQLEMADAPVDFSFDNIENIKLKYSIKTRYEIL; encoded by the coding sequence ATGAAATTGAAACATTTTTTATTAATCGGAATTGTAACACTGGGAAGTTTTGTAAACGCTCAGGAAGTAAAGAAAAACGGAATTGAAGTAACAGGTGTTGCTGAAATGGAAGTAGAACCGGATGAAGTGATCTTCAACATCGGAATAAAAGCAGATAACAAAAACGATCTTGCAGACAATGAAAAGAAGATGTTCGATATTCTGAAGAATGCAGGAGTAAAGAATGAGGATATCAAATTCAAGTCGATGTACCAAAACATTTATGCCAAAAATGGGAAGTTTTCTAAGAGCTATGAGTTTAAAGCCAGTGCAAAATCAAACCTGAGCAAAGTATTTGAAGACCTGAACCAGAAATGGGTAAGCAATCTGAGTATTTCAGAAGTAAAAAATACCAAGATTGCGGACTTTAGAAAAGCTGTAAAGATTAATGCTTTAAAAGCTGCGAAAGAAAAGGCAGATTATCTGTTGGAAAGCATGGGCAAAAAAGTGGGTAATGTTCTTGAAATTGTAGAGATTGAAGATTATACCAGCGACACAGTGATGCCGGTTGCCTACAAAAGCAGAATGAATAATGTACAGCTTGAAATGGCAGATGCTCCGGTAGATTTTTCTTTTGACAATATCGAAAATATCAAACTGAAATACAGCATCAAAACAAGATACGAAATCCTTTAA
- a CDS encoding STAS/SEC14 domain-containing protein → MITIIPEAPENVAAFNATGELTKEDFEKLVIPHVKEKVDQFGELNYLLYLDTDLDKFTMGAWLEDLLLGLKNLTKWNRAAIVTDKEGVQNFTEIFSVLMPGEFKSFPKENLYNALYWCKNGDEVEA, encoded by the coding sequence ATGATAACAATTATTCCAGAAGCCCCGGAGAATGTTGCGGCTTTCAATGCAACCGGAGAATTGACGAAAGAAGATTTTGAAAAATTGGTAATTCCGCATGTGAAAGAGAAAGTAGACCAATTTGGTGAGCTGAATTATTTACTGTATTTGGATACCGATCTGGATAAGTTTACCATGGGAGCATGGCTTGAGGACCTCTTGCTTGGATTAAAAAACCTCACAAAATGGAACCGGGCAGCCATCGTTACAGACAAAGAAGGTGTACAGAATTTTACTGAAATTTTCAGTGTTCTGATGCCGGGAGAGTTTAAATCTTTCCCAAAAGAAAATTTATACAATGCCCTTTATTGGTGCAAAAACGGTGATGAAGTGGAAGCTTAA
- a CDS encoding DUF6326 family protein — translation MNNSTQFENIPVNVKVILAGLWTSVTLCYLYGDYFELYTPGKTQGLVDGHNLLNTPLNLLIAAVALAIPAVMVFLSLILKPAINRMLNIAFGIFFTVVMLLIGISSFSEWYLFYVFLAAVECIITILIVIYAWKWKRI, via the coding sequence ATGAATAATTCTACCCAATTTGAAAATATTCCAGTAAACGTGAAGGTTATACTTGCCGGCCTCTGGACCTCTGTTACATTATGTTATTTATACGGCGATTACTTCGAGTTATATACTCCCGGGAAAACTCAGGGGCTTGTGGATGGGCATAATCTATTGAATACTCCATTGAATTTATTAATAGCTGCGGTAGCCCTGGCAATACCAGCCGTCATGGTATTTCTTTCCCTTATTCTGAAACCTGCTATCAACAGGATGCTCAATATTGCTTTCGGAATCTTTTTCACTGTGGTGATGCTGCTTATTGGCATTTCATCGTTTTCAGAATGGTATCTATTCTATGTTTTTCTTGCAGCAGTGGAATGCATCATCACGATATTGATTGTAATATATGCCTGGAAATGGAAAAGAATATGA
- a CDS encoding DUF4140 domain-containing protein, whose translation MKRYLLITLFSAVLFKAQEIKKEIEIKQATVFLQGAKVFGSTTISLQKGKNKVRIVNLPNNLDENTYKINLEKNTTLLSITPQSNFLKRRSAF comes from the coding sequence ATGAAACGCTATCTTTTAATCACTCTATTTTCAGCAGTCCTCTTTAAGGCACAGGAAATAAAAAAGGAAATAGAGATAAAGCAGGCTACCGTATTTCTTCAGGGAGCCAAAGTCTTCGGAAGCACTACAATCAGTCTTCAAAAAGGAAAAAATAAGGTAAGAATTGTCAATCTGCCCAATAATCTGGATGAAAATACTTATAAAATCAATCTTGAAAAAAACACGACACTCCTATCCATTACTCCACAGAGTAATTTTTTGAAAAGAAGATCAGCTTTCTGA
- a CDS encoding amidohydrolase family protein has protein sequence MKKFQLLLALVCCFGGIKAQTYIQNVNIADVIHKKMIPNQTVIITDGLITAIKSNKQVKIPQNSHIINGKGKYLIPGMTDSHIHFFQSGGLYTRPDALNLKKHVPYEQEISWAHHHMENFLQYYLRSGITSVIDPGATYNFLTLRDSLKKKDDLPSVYMSGPLITTYEPEAFKNLDKDEPFKLALTVEDAKKYVQEQLPYRPDFIKIWYIILEKDPQKAKEQTKKLEPVIKTIIEESHKNNLKVAVHATERFTAETAVLNGADYLVHNIEDEIVSDDFIKLLKSRKIVLCPTLTVSDNYYDTYGQKKHYNTYELENSNPKSIGSIYDLKHLEETADSTWIKKYKVRFNSQQIKTYVSKVDSIREVNLKRLADGGVTIAAGTDAGNIGTQHASSFMEELNAMKESGLSNWQILQSATINPAKILNKEAQYGSIETGKTADLVLLSADPIEDLNNLTKIETVIKNGKTFDPHKILKITPEILVQQQVNGYNARNIDAFLEPYAEDVEIYSFPNTLRSKGKESMRKTYEALFKKVPDLHCEIKQRIINRNMVIDKESVSGIKPGQKIEATAIYEIKDHKISKVYFLY, from the coding sequence ATGAAAAAATTTCAGTTACTATTGGCTTTGGTTTGTTGCTTTGGTGGTATCAAAGCACAGACTTATATTCAAAATGTTAACATAGCTGATGTTATCCATAAAAAAATGATTCCTAACCAAACAGTGATCATTACTGATGGCCTCATTACTGCTATTAAATCCAATAAACAGGTGAAAATCCCTCAAAACTCGCATATTATCAATGGTAAAGGAAAATATCTCATTCCCGGAATGACTGATTCGCATATCCATTTTTTTCAGAGTGGTGGATTGTATACAAGACCCGATGCACTTAATCTGAAAAAACATGTTCCCTATGAGCAGGAAATCAGCTGGGCGCATCATCATATGGAGAATTTCCTTCAATATTATTTGCGGTCAGGAATTACTTCTGTAATTGATCCCGGGGCTACCTATAATTTTCTTACACTCCGTGATTCCTTAAAAAAGAAAGATGATCTTCCTTCTGTATATATGTCAGGCCCTCTTATCACGACATATGAACCGGAAGCTTTTAAAAATCTTGATAAAGACGAACCTTTTAAACTGGCACTAACTGTTGAAGATGCAAAAAAGTATGTTCAGGAACAGCTTCCATATAGGCCTGACTTTATCAAAATATGGTACATCATATTGGAAAAAGATCCTCAAAAAGCAAAAGAGCAGACTAAAAAGCTCGAGCCTGTGATTAAAACCATTATTGAGGAATCCCATAAGAACAATTTAAAAGTTGCTGTTCATGCCACAGAACGCTTTACAGCCGAAACCGCAGTTCTGAACGGAGCCGATTATCTGGTTCATAATATCGAAGATGAAATAGTTTCTGATGATTTTATAAAACTTTTAAAATCTAGAAAAATAGTCCTTTGTCCTACCCTGACTGTATCTGACAACTATTATGACACCTATGGCCAAAAGAAGCATTACAACACCTATGAACTGGAAAACTCCAATCCGAAAAGTATTGGTTCAATCTACGATCTGAAGCATCTGGAAGAGACTGCTGATTCAACATGGATTAAAAAATATAAGGTAAGATTTAACTCACAACAGATCAAAACTTATGTTTCCAAAGTGGATTCTATCCGGGAGGTCAATTTAAAAAGGCTTGCAGATGGAGGGGTAACGATTGCAGCAGGTACAGATGCAGGAAATATAGGAACCCAGCATGCCTCTTCTTTTATGGAGGAACTTAATGCGATGAAAGAAAGTGGACTGAGCAACTGGCAGATTCTGCAGTCAGCCACAATTAACCCAGCAAAAATCCTTAATAAAGAGGCGCAATATGGCAGTATTGAAACTGGAAAAACCGCGGACCTTGTTCTTCTTAGTGCCGATCCCATTGAAGATCTGAACAATTTAACCAAAATTGAAACTGTTATCAAGAACGGCAAGACGTTCGATCCTCATAAAATACTGAAGATTACCCCTGAGATACTTGTACAGCAGCAGGTAAATGGCTATAATGCACGAAATATAGATGCTTTTCTTGAACCCTATGCGGAAGATGTTGAAATCTATTCATTTCCCAATACTTTGCGAAGTAAAGGTAAAGAAAGTATGAGAAAAACATATGAAGCACTATTTAAAAAGGTGCCGGACCTGCATTGTGAGATAAAACAGAGAATCATTAATCGTAATATGGTTATTGACAAGGAAAGTGTTTCCGGAATAAAGCCTGGTCAGAAGATAGAAGCTACTGCGATTTATGAAATTAAAGACCATAAAATTTCAAAGGTATATTTCCTTTATTAA
- a CDS encoding DUF4386 domain-containing protein: MNINNKTARLAGFIYLVVIITGFYSLMYVPSQLIVWEDPGLTFRHISSSVSLFRSGIASSMLCYIAFALLPLVLYQLLKGTHKNAARLMVIFAIISVPISFMNLQSKFSVLTIVEGADYLKVFDAKQLQAQVMLLLSNYNKGILIVQVFWGLWLFPFGYLVYRSGFLPKILGVFLMLGCWGYIMNVLGRTMISDFSEYAISGYVTLPASIGEIGMCLWLLIAGVKSKSINNMHQQN, from the coding sequence ATGAATATCAATAATAAAACAGCACGATTAGCAGGATTTATTTATCTTGTTGTCATCATCACCGGCTTTTACAGCCTAATGTATGTACCCTCACAGCTTATTGTATGGGAAGATCCGGGACTTACTTTTCGTCATATTTCTTCATCCGTTTCTCTATTCAGATCGGGTATTGCAAGCAGCATGCTTTGCTATATTGCTTTTGCATTACTTCCTTTGGTTTTGTATCAGTTACTAAAAGGAACTCATAAAAATGCGGCAAGATTGATGGTGATTTTTGCGATCATAAGCGTTCCTATTTCATTTATGAATCTTCAAAGTAAGTTTTCTGTACTTACCATTGTTGAGGGGGCTGATTATTTAAAAGTATTTGATGCTAAGCAGTTACAGGCTCAGGTGATGCTTCTGCTGAGCAATTATAATAAAGGAATTTTAATTGTTCAGGTTTTCTGGGGACTTTGGTTATTTCCATTCGGTTACTTAGTGTACAGATCCGGTTTTTTACCCAAAATCTTAGGTGTTTTTTTAATGCTGGGCTGTTGGGGTTATATCATGAATGTTCTTGGAAGAACTATGATTTCTGATTTTTCGGAGTATGCAATATCAGGATATGTCACATTGCCCGCTTCAATAGGAGAAATAGGAATGTGTCTGTGGTTGCTGATTGCAGGAGTGAAAAGTAAATCTATTAATAATATGCATCAGCAAAACTAA
- a CDS encoding tetratricopeptide repeat-containing sensor histidine kinase has protein sequence MKLVFKILFISILMMGNYFSAQDTTKVSQAVKAVAKLKRAVDKNDNKGVADAYVGMANDYYSQGNYAKSEEYLIKAKNLYQNLNDKKNLEIVTRRLAQSQEKQNKITPAISNYNMAAEMSYSTKSRAVNSNDAARLSSPAPEVKAEAIQNNINLSKKENEQADVAIGYSQLADINIQQKDVAKAEENLNAAYKISKKESPQQALEINQKLANLYVENKNFDKAIEAKKKVLKEDFVKDNSQEKVNQIQELADIYIKKNDPKEAADLLKNAYGIALDKGHTLEAQKSVKKLDSLYAISGNVEASVQLYRDFLGKLPDLVSKDRSLVDNKILEDTEQRISQLEKEKELKDELIHKKNVFNYGLIGALILLTGLIIFIFRTLKKVQIKNKKIALQSLRREMNPHFIFNSLNSVNHFIATNNELEANQYLTKFSKLMRGVMENSTDDFIPFQQELDLLQNYLALEKTRFADKFDYEIDVDKNLNMQNLQVPGMLVQPFLENAIWHGLRYRTDKGFLKLSFEKRDKYLMITIEDNGIGIEESKKQKTHHQKIREGRGMKNTLERTQLLNDLYKKDIACSVKDKENNSGVLVTIHINMA, from the coding sequence GTGAAATTAGTTTTTAAAATACTGTTTATTTCAATATTGATGATGGGGAATTACTTCTCAGCACAGGATACTACGAAGGTTTCGCAGGCAGTGAAAGCTGTCGCGAAATTGAAGAGAGCAGTAGATAAAAATGACAATAAAGGGGTTGCTGATGCTTATGTTGGGATGGCTAATGATTATTACAGCCAGGGAAATTATGCTAAAAGTGAAGAGTATCTGATTAAAGCTAAAAATCTTTATCAGAATCTAAATGATAAGAAAAATCTGGAAATCGTTACCCGAAGATTAGCCCAATCTCAGGAAAAACAAAATAAAATTACCCCGGCTATCAGTAATTACAATATGGCAGCAGAGATGTCTTATAGTACAAAAAGCAGGGCCGTTAATTCAAATGATGCAGCAAGGCTTTCTTCTCCAGCACCTGAAGTGAAAGCAGAGGCCATTCAGAATAATATTAATTTAAGCAAAAAGGAAAATGAGCAGGCTGATGTTGCAATAGGCTACAGCCAATTGGCAGATATCAATATCCAGCAGAAAGATGTTGCCAAAGCTGAAGAAAACCTTAATGCAGCCTATAAAATTTCTAAAAAAGAATCTCCTCAGCAAGCACTGGAAATTAATCAGAAGCTGGCCAATCTTTACGTAGAAAATAAAAACTTTGATAAAGCTATTGAAGCTAAAAAGAAAGTTCTAAAGGAAGATTTTGTAAAAGATAACTCTCAGGAGAAAGTTAATCAGATTCAAGAGCTGGCGGATATCTATATCAAGAAAAATGATCCCAAAGAGGCTGCCGATCTATTAAAAAATGCCTACGGAATAGCGTTGGACAAAGGGCATACCCTGGAAGCGCAGAAAAGCGTAAAGAAATTGGACAGCCTGTATGCTATTTCAGGAAATGTAGAGGCTTCAGTTCAGCTATACAGAGATTTTTTAGGTAAGCTTCCTGACTTGGTTTCCAAAGACAGAAGCCTTGTAGATAATAAGATTCTGGAAGATACAGAACAGCGAATTTCACAGCTGGAGAAAGAAAAAGAGCTGAAGGATGAGCTTATTCACAAGAAAAATGTTTTCAATTATGGGCTGATCGGGGCCTTGATTCTGTTGACAGGTTTGATTATTTTCATTTTCAGAACCCTGAAAAAAGTTCAGATCAAAAATAAGAAAATAGCCCTCCAGTCGCTTCGACGGGAAATGAATCCCCATTTTATTTTCAACAGTCTGAATAGTGTCAATCACTTCATTGCCACGAATAACGAATTGGAAGCCAATCAATATCTGACCAAGTTCTCAAAGCTGATGCGCGGGGTGATGGAAAACTCTACAGATGATTTTATCCCTTTTCAACAGGAACTGGATCTTTTACAAAACTATCTGGCACTGGAAAAAACACGTTTTGCAGATAAATTTGATTATGAAATTGACGTAGATAAGAACCTGAATATGCAAAACCTGCAGGTTCCGGGAATGCTGGTACAACCGTTCCTTGAAAATGCTATCTGGCACGGATTGCGTTACAGAACAGATAAAGGATTTTTAAAATTAAGCTTTGAGAAAAGGGATAAATATCTAATGATCACTATTGAAGACAACGGAATAGGAATTGAGGAAAGTAAAAAACAGAAAACCCACCATCAGAAAATCCGCGAAGGAAGGGGAATGAAAAATACACTGGAAAGAACTCAGCTATTGAATGATCTGTATAAAAAAGATATTGCTTGTTCTGTAAAAGATAAGGAAAATAATAGCGGGGTTTTGGTTACTATTCATATTAATATGGCATAA
- a CDS encoding vWA domain-containing protein: protein MTTLKILAIAAAFLNSGVTAPLSCSKSDSDNRNLTVQNASVPTVNTISKDNKIQVALLLDTSNSMDGLIDQAKSRLWNIVNTLTTLKYNGQAPQVEIALYEYGNDGLRDENYIRQVTPLTQDLDLVSEKLFALRTNGGSEYCGAVIRDAASNLNWDGNEKKYEIDLYCR, encoded by the coding sequence ATGACAACTTTAAAAATCTTAGCCATTGCAGCCGCTTTTTTAAACTCCGGTGTAACAGCACCCCTTAGCTGCTCGAAAAGTGATTCAGACAACAGAAACTTAACCGTACAAAATGCTTCTGTGCCCACAGTAAATACAATATCAAAGGATAATAAAATCCAGGTGGCTCTTTTACTCGATACTTCCAACAGTATGGATGGATTGATTGACCAGGCAAAATCCAGACTCTGGAACATCGTGAATACATTAACCACCTTAAAGTACAACGGCCAGGCCCCACAAGTAGAAATTGCTCTTTATGAATATGGAAATGACGGCCTCCGGGATGAAAACTATATCCGTCAGGTCACTCCTCTTACCCAGGACCTTGATCTGGTTTCTGAAAAATTATTTGCCCTAAGAACCAACGGCGGAAGTGAATATTGTGGGGCTGTGATTCGCGATGCTGCTTCTAATCTGAATTGGGATGGCAACGAAAAAAAGTATGAAATTGATTTATATTGCAGGTAA
- a CDS encoding mannan-binding lectin, with translation MSTFKTNIIAGPLWSNDEAQKLGPRIAAAHLGKFTGQWTTIVEGQMSVIEVELNTEPTGSTEYTLNVLAGPIWSDEDAKAICPAICASYGGTWNGQWTTVVEGKMSVCSCVFKF, from the coding sequence ATGTCAACATTCAAAACAAACATTATTGCAGGACCACTTTGGAGCAATGACGAAGCACAAAAATTAGGGCCACGTATTGCGGCCGCACACTTAGGAAAATTTACCGGACAATGGACTACCATTGTAGAAGGACAAATGAGCGTTATAGAAGTAGAATTAAATACTGAACCAACGGGAAGTACAGAATATACTTTAAACGTATTGGCGGGACCTATCTGGAGTGATGAAGATGCTAAAGCGATCTGTCCAGCTATCTGTGCATCGTACGGTGGCACATGGAATGGACAATGGACAACAGTTGTAGAAGGCAAAATGAGCGTTTGCAGCTGTGTATTCAAATTCTAA
- a CDS encoding NAD(P)/FAD-dependent oxidoreductase → MDLKSNEPFWLLKNGLIATYPSLKSDENCDVLIIGGGITGSLIAHQMIKDGYETILIDQRELCNGSTSATTSMLQYEIDIPLYELIKQIGEKGAIASYKSCSEAIDIIEALVDKVRSDAGFKRKKSLYFASKKKDVEWLKKEYEARKKAGFDVQWLNSDQVLKEFGFENTYGGILSKQGGSIDAFQFAHELFKHNVKKGLKIFDKTEMVEVEYHKGFNIAKVDSGFQIKAKKIIYCIGYESKNLLKENFVNLKSTYAVVSEVDKDKFKNITSTLVWNTDDPYLYMRTTDDGRLLIGGGDEDFYDAKKRDAILNKKEKEILKNLKKIKPDYHFYPDFVWAGTFGETKDGLPYIGEHHKFKNSYFVLGFGGNGITFSVTGMEMTSLFMKGKKHPLSRYFKFGR, encoded by the coding sequence ATGGATCTCAAATCAAATGAACCTTTTTGGCTTTTAAAAAATGGCTTGATCGCTACTTATCCATCTTTAAAATCAGATGAAAACTGTGATGTTTTAATTATTGGCGGTGGAATTACAGGAAGTCTTATTGCCCATCAAATGATAAAAGACGGCTATGAAACCATTCTCATTGATCAGCGCGAGCTTTGTAATGGAAGTACTTCTGCTACTACTTCAATGCTTCAGTATGAAATAGATATTCCCCTTTATGAATTAATAAAACAAATAGGAGAAAAAGGTGCCATTGCAAGTTATAAATCTTGTTCAGAGGCGATTGATATCATTGAAGCACTAGTTGATAAAGTACGCTCTGATGCAGGATTTAAACGTAAAAAATCCTTGTATTTTGCTTCGAAGAAAAAAGATGTTGAATGGTTAAAGAAAGAATATGAAGCCAGGAAAAAGGCAGGGTTTGATGTTCAATGGCTCAATTCAGATCAGGTTCTGAAAGAGTTTGGATTTGAAAATACTTATGGTGGAATCCTATCTAAGCAAGGCGGTAGTATTGACGCTTTTCAGTTTGCTCATGAATTATTTAAGCATAATGTAAAAAAAGGATTAAAGATATTTGATAAAACTGAAATGGTGGAAGTAGAATATCATAAGGGTTTTAATATTGCTAAAGTTGACAGCGGTTTTCAGATTAAAGCGAAGAAAATCATCTATTGTATCGGTTATGAAAGCAAAAATTTATTGAAAGAAAACTTCGTTAATCTGAAAAGTACATATGCTGTGGTTTCTGAGGTAGATAAAGACAAATTTAAAAATATCACCAGTACTTTAGTCTGGAATACTGATGATCCTTACCTGTATATGCGGACTACTGATGATGGCAGATTATTGATAGGCGGCGGTGATGAAGACTTTTATGATGCTAAAAAGCGCGATGCTATTCTCAATAAAAAAGAAAAAGAAATTTTAAAGAATTTGAAGAAAATAAAACCGGATTATCACTTCTATCCCGATTTTGTATGGGCAGGAACTTTTGGAGAAACAAAGGACGGGCTTCCTTATATCGGAGAACATCACAAATTCAAAAATTCTTACTTTGTATTGGGATTTGGAGGAAACGGAATTACTTTTTCAGTAACGGGAATGGAAATGACTTCTTTGTTTATGAAGGGTAAAAAACATCCATTATCCAGATATTTTAAGTTTGGGAGGTAG